In Candidatus Poribacteria bacterium, the DNA window TTTTGGATGTGATTGAATCGGAAAAGCTACAGGAAAACGCGCTTGTCACGGGCACCTTTCTAAAACAGTCTCTTGAGAAACTAAAAAGCAAGCATCCGGTAATCGGAGATGTCAGGGGGAGGGGATTATTTTTGGGGATAGAGTTGGTGCGGGATCACGAAACCCTGGAGCCAGCCGATCAGGAGGCGGGCTATATTGCGAACCGCATGCGCGATCTGGGCATTCTGATTTCAACAGATGGGCCGCTTCATAACGTGCTGAAGATCAAGCCCCCGCTGGTATTTGATCAGGCCAACGTGGTCCAACTTGTCGAAACACTGGATTCTATACTTCAGGAGGAGGCAGCGATTAGTCAATAGATAGGAGGGTAACCTCAAAGATCAGGGTTGCATTTGGTGGAATGCGGCCTTGTCCCCGATTTCCATAGGCAAGATCAGGTGGGATCACGAGTTGCCGCTGTCCTCCTGGTCGCATGCCCAGGATTCCTAGTTCCCATCCCTGGATAACCCGGCCGTTCCCAATTTGAAACGAGAAGGGGTTGTTTCGAAGATGGGAGCTGTCAAAGAGCGTGTTGTCCGTTAGCCAACCGTGATAATGCACGGTCACAAGGTCTCCATTTTTTACTGGATCGCCTGTACCGATCTCAAAGTCATAGTACTTAAGACCATCTGAAAGCTGGATATAATCATCATCGGCCACCTCGCGTGGCATGGGGGTATTTTCGGGCTCTGGGGGCATCGGTTCTGTGGGACTTTTACAGGTAGAAAATAGCGCAATTGCCAAGACCAGTGCTGCGTATCGAACGAAGGACATGATCACCATACAAAATTGATCTCCCTACTACAGAAAAATCTCCAAATTGTTTGTCACCCCAAAATCACTGCCTCAGACGAAAATTAGGACGGCCTACCATTTGTGAAGTGGCAAAAGAGCCCACAATAACTCATTAGAGAGATGCCAACTGCTTTTTTTGTCACGAAATGAGGATACTCGACAACATCTGGACTCCCCACCCGCAGGCAGTGTATGGGTGGCCTAAGCAGATACTTTGGCGTATGATCATCTGCGCCAGAGTAGTTAAACCTATTTTTAGGGTGATTGGTACAATTTATTGGGGAAATTAGTGGGTGTTGTTGTGATATTTACAGATCTCCCGCCGGAAAATAAAAATGGAATAGGTAAATCTAATGGCAGAAGTGAAGGATTTTATTGAAAGAATGCTCCAATGGCAGCTAATTCAATTGGCTTCAATCAGAAAGTCGGACGTAATGGCAATTTATGGACCAATGTATGAAAACTTACCAGCATTGGTTAGAGATGAAATAGAAAGGATGATGGAAATTCAACCCAACAATGATACTCTTACAATTCTATTGAATACCGGGGGAGGTTCGGTTGATTCGGTCGAGCGGACGGTAGAAGTCATCCGTCAGCATTATGGTTGTGTTGATTTCATAATCCCTGATCAAGCTATGTCCGCTGGCACGGTCTTTGCGTTATCAGGTGATAATATCTACATGGATTATTACTCCCAATTAGGACCAATTGACCCTCAGTTCTTTATTGACGACAATTGGATACCAGTTTTGGGTTACTTGGAGAAATTTGAAGAACTAAACGAAAAATCTAGAGATGGCTCGTTAACTCCGCTAGAATATGCTTTGGTTGAACAATTAGACTTGGCAGATCTTCACCAATATGAGCAAGCCAGAGAGCATTCAGTAGAATTGTTGGAAAAATGGCTACCGGCATTCAAGTTCAAGAATTGGCATAAGACGCACTCAAGCGGACAACCTGTTACCTCAGAGATGAAGCAAAAGAGAGCAAAGGAGATAGCACTGAAGTTGAATGACACGAAAAGGTGGCACGCCCATTCTCGTGGAATTTCGATGCAAGTATTACAA includes these proteins:
- a CDS encoding aminotransferase class III-fold pyridoxal phosphate-dependent enzyme, giving the protein LDVIESEKLQENALVTGTFLKQSLEKLKSKHPVIGDVRGRGLFLGIELVRDHETLEPADQEAGYIANRMRDLGILISTDGPLHNVLKIKPPLVFDQANVVQLVETLDSILQEEAAISQ
- a CDS encoding FKBP-type peptidyl-prolyl cis-trans isomerase, with amino-acid sequence MVIMSFVRYAALVLAIALFSTCKSPTEPMPPEPENTPMPREVADDDYIQLSDGLKYYDFEIGTGDPVKNGDLVTVHYHGWLTDNTLFDSSHLRNNPFSFQIGNGRVIQGWELGILGMRPGGQRQLVIPPDLAYGNRGQGRIPPNATLIFEVTLLSID
- a CDS encoding serine dehydrogenasease, whose product is MAEVKDFIERMLQWQLIQLASIRKSDVMAIYGPMYENLPALVRDEIERMMEIQPNNDTLTILLNTGGGSVDSVERTVEVIRQHYGCVDFIIPDQAMSAGTVFALSGDNIYMDYYSQLGPIDPQFFIDDNWIPVLGYLEKFEELNEKSRDGSLTPLEYALVEQLDLADLHQYEQAREHSVELLEKWLPAFKFKNWHKTHSSGQPVTSEMKQKRAKEIALKLNDTKRWHAHSRGISMQVLQEELNLIIEDISSGEELQQVVKEIHTFIVDFMQTSGLYLCLRSTSYNLEDGHGQS